A window of the Glaciimonas sp. CA11.2 genome harbors these coding sequences:
- a CDS encoding methyl-accepting chemotaxis protein, with the protein MTWFNNLKIARKMVLSFALMLILTILLGGFSILQLGRVNSAATEINSNWLPSVRAVLRLKSELSRLRLMELQHVTSYDEKGMESYSVQVPEIKAALKRNISFYGAMNLGAAEKITFEKVKAGMETFFSQNDKIFALSKGNEKEDALNAIRDESFSTFQGLNASLDQLEKANSIGSQKASANGETLFRNARLAICALLIAMIVIGMGMAMWIARKVAQPLEFAVDVARRVADGDLTTDIEVRSKDETGQLMQALKDMNASLQQIVGEVRNGTDMIATASSQIAAGNQDLSSRTEQQASSLQETAASMEQLTSTVRQNADNASQANQLAVTASEVALHGGSVVTQVVTTMGSINASSKKIVDIIGVIDGIAFQTNILALNAAVEAARAGEQGRGFAVVAAEVRNLAQRSASAAKEIKGLIDDSVNKITLGSQLVDQAGTTMNDIVVSIRRVTDIMGDISAASHEQTAGIDQINQAVSQMDQVTQQNAALVEEAAAAAESLQDQAAALADVVSAFKLDRHDVVTHLHGQTSFNSSLHASLNTSQTTTEKNQPAAKRVIDITPPARMLHGRAGHTSHTHSPSKHPTGSE; encoded by the coding sequence ATGACTTGGTTCAATAACCTCAAGATTGCAAGGAAGATGGTACTTTCTTTCGCATTGATGCTGATTCTGACCATATTACTGGGCGGCTTTTCGATTTTGCAGTTGGGGCGTGTAAATAGCGCAGCCACCGAAATTAACAGCAACTGGTTACCAAGTGTTCGTGCCGTTCTGCGTCTGAAATCGGAGTTGTCCAGATTGCGTCTAATGGAGTTGCAGCACGTCACGTCCTACGATGAAAAGGGCATGGAAAGCTATTCCGTCCAGGTGCCAGAAATAAAAGCGGCGCTAAAAAGAAATATATCTTTTTATGGAGCGATGAATCTAGGAGCGGCCGAGAAGATTACTTTTGAAAAAGTTAAAGCCGGTATGGAGACTTTCTTTTCCCAGAACGATAAGATATTCGCGTTATCGAAAGGAAACGAAAAAGAAGATGCGCTAAACGCTATTCGTGATGAATCTTTTTCGACCTTTCAAGGATTAAATGCTTCGCTCGATCAGTTGGAAAAGGCGAATAGTATTGGCAGCCAAAAAGCTAGCGCAAATGGAGAGACACTTTTCCGTAACGCTCGCCTTGCTATTTGTGCACTATTGATCGCGATGATCGTCATTGGTATGGGGATGGCGATGTGGATTGCGCGCAAGGTAGCGCAGCCATTGGAGTTTGCAGTGGATGTTGCGCGTCGGGTGGCGGATGGTGATTTAACCACCGATATTGAAGTCAGGTCGAAGGACGAAACCGGGCAACTCATGCAGGCGTTAAAAGATATGAATGCAAGCCTTCAGCAGATAGTGGGTGAAGTACGCAATGGTACCGATATGATTGCCACCGCATCGAGTCAGATCGCAGCAGGGAATCAGGATCTATCGTCGCGTACCGAGCAACAAGCTAGTTCACTGCAAGAAACAGCGGCATCGATGGAGCAATTGACATCAACCGTAAGGCAAAATGCCGACAATGCAAGCCAGGCTAATCAACTTGCCGTCACTGCATCGGAAGTCGCTCTCCACGGCGGTTCTGTCGTCACTCAGGTGGTGACGACGATGGGCTCAATTAATGCGTCATCGAAAAAAATTGTAGACATTATCGGCGTCATCGATGGGATCGCGTTTCAAACCAATATTCTGGCATTGAATGCCGCGGTCGAGGCGGCGAGGGCGGGTGAACAAGGGCGCGGTTTCGCCGTCGTCGCTGCAGAAGTCAGAAATTTGGCGCAGCGTTCCGCGAGTGCTGCCAAAGAGATCAAAGGTTTAATCGATGATTCGGTCAACAAAATCACCCTTGGTTCTCAGCTGGTTGATCAGGCCGGTACCACGATGAACGACATTGTAGTTAGCATCCGTCGCGTCACTGACATCATGGGTGATATTAGCGCGGCCAGTCATGAACAAACTGCCGGGATCGATCAGATAAATCAGGCGGTTAGTCAGATGGATCAGGTCACACAACAAAATGCCGCATTGGTTGAAGAAGCGGCTGCGGCGGCTGAGAGTTTGCAAGATCAAGCTGCTGCTCTGGCTGACGTCGTCAGCGCATTTAAGCTGGATCGACATGATGTTGTGACACATTTGCATGGTCAGACATCATTCAATAGTTCATTGCATGCATCATTGAATACATCACAAACCACTACCGAAAAAAACCAGCCGGCAGCCAAGCGCGTCATCGATATTACCCCACCAGCGCGCATGTTACATGGTCGCGCAGGCCATACAAGTCACACCCATTCGCCATCAAAGCATCCAACGGGCTCTGAATAA
- the istB gene encoding IS21-like element helper ATPase IstB has translation MMMHTTLAQLRTLKLDGLATGLEEQLTQASMAAMSFEERLALLVDREVHCRNDRKLLRLLKNAHLKYAQAAIEDIDARSGRGIDRREVMSLALGDWVSAGHSILITGPTGAGKSWLACALAQYACRRGYSAVYQRVPRLQEELRIRHGSGSFGKWLLQLAKIDVLVLDDWGMGAIDSTTRSDLLEMIDDRAANRATIITSQLPVDHWHAWIGDATIADAILDRILQRNHRLTLTGDSLRGAERPKTSKKEKTIDPS, from the coding sequence ATGATGATGCATACCACTCTGGCCCAATTGCGGACCTTAAAACTCGATGGCTTAGCGACCGGACTGGAGGAACAATTGACGCAGGCCAGTATGGCGGCGATGAGTTTCGAGGAACGTCTGGCACTCTTGGTTGATCGCGAAGTCCATTGCCGCAATGACCGCAAGCTCCTGCGCCTGCTTAAGAACGCCCACCTGAAATACGCACAAGCGGCGATTGAAGACATTGATGCCCGCTCGGGGCGTGGCATCGACCGCCGTGAAGTGATGAGTCTGGCGCTGGGAGATTGGGTCAGTGCTGGCCACAGCATTCTCATTACCGGACCGACCGGTGCTGGCAAATCGTGGCTGGCCTGCGCACTGGCACAGTACGCCTGTCGGCGCGGATACTCTGCTGTTTATCAACGCGTACCCCGTCTACAGGAAGAACTACGCATCCGGCACGGCAGCGGCAGCTTTGGGAAATGGCTGCTCCAACTCGCCAAGATCGATGTCTTGGTACTTGATGACTGGGGCATGGGCGCGATCGACAGCACGACCCGTTCCGACTTGCTGGAGATGATTGACGACCGGGCGGCAAACAGAGCGACGATTATTACCAGTCAACTTCCTGTTGACCATTGGCATGCCTGGATTGGCGACGCCACTATTGCCGACGCCATCCTGGACCGCATTCTGCAGCGCAATCATCGGCTGACACTGACCGGCGATTCACTGCGTGGCGCAGAACGACCTAAAACCAGCAAAAAGGAGAAAACTATCGACCCATCGTGA
- the imuA gene encoding translesion DNA synthesis-associated protein ImuA gives MSATPHIIAPPAARSSSISVAAQSLVESLPHALWRGNQMSSYRGAVMTSGHDALDQELPNRGWPHSALIELLLQQAGSGEMHLLQPALTMLTQENRRIVLLHPPHLPQIAAWSGWGLPVHQLLWIKTAGSADALWSAEQILRNGSCGALVFWQSHIRTDALRRLHLAAQASNTMLWMVRPLSAAHESSPAPLRLLLRPAHNGIEVQLLKRRGPQHIEPLYLTWANSEASDAVEETSNPLIHSVSTNITDTKILSRINIKTTQSMKKNQGHNQELALETQIQSVELPAPHNQY, from the coding sequence ATGTCCGCCACTCCACATATTATTGCGCCTCCTGCCGCTCGCTCCAGCAGCATATCCGTTGCTGCACAGTCGCTAGTTGAATCGCTCCCGCATGCGTTGTGGCGCGGCAATCAAATGTCATCTTATCGCGGCGCCGTCATGACATCTGGTCATGACGCTCTGGATCAAGAACTCCCCAATCGCGGATGGCCCCATTCGGCATTAATAGAGCTTTTGTTGCAGCAAGCTGGAAGTGGTGAAATGCATTTATTGCAACCTGCCTTAACCATGCTCACGCAAGAGAATCGAAGGATCGTCCTTTTGCACCCCCCCCATTTACCCCAAATAGCAGCGTGGAGCGGCTGGGGTCTGCCTGTGCATCAATTGCTATGGATAAAGACCGCCGGAAGCGCTGATGCACTTTGGTCAGCTGAGCAGATTTTACGCAATGGTAGTTGTGGTGCTCTGGTTTTCTGGCAATCTCATATCCGTACCGATGCGCTACGACGCTTGCACCTCGCAGCACAAGCCAGCAACACCATGTTGTGGATGGTCCGACCTTTGAGCGCGGCCCATGAGTCGTCACCTGCGCCGTTAAGACTGTTGCTCCGCCCTGCACATAACGGTATCGAAGTACAACTACTCAAGCGTCGCGGACCGCAACATATTGAACCGCTTTACCTGACTTGGGCCAATAGCGAAGCATCGGATGCAGTGGAAGAAACATCAAATCCATTAATACATTCAGTCAGCACAAATATTACGGACACAAAAATACTCTCAAGAATCAACATTAAGACAACTCAGTCCATGAAGAAGAACCAAGGGCATAACCAGGAACTCGCACTAGAAACACAAATCCAGTCTGTGGAATTGCCAGCACCGCATAACCAATATTGA
- a CDS encoding DedA family protein/thiosulfate sulfurtransferase GlpE, with protein MSYLLQLIEQYGLIIVFFNVLLSQLGVPLPAYPTLIITGALASGGEYSTTMLLLTAVLAALIADYGWYLTGQRYGRKVMGMLCRVSLSPDSCVRQTEAIYARWGPPSLLIAKFIPGFASIASALAGTIGTRRPTFLLFDGAGVALWAGLAIFLGSRFSTTIDQLLLLLEELGETGLAIILAGVAIFVVGKWWQRKRFMKSLLMARISVAELERLLQQGIKPAIVDVRTPLAQQQGWIPGAVITSLQQINTFTLDATTDQEIIVYCACPNEASAAAVAKQLMQRGYKKVRPLTGGIDAWVAAGYPVET; from the coding sequence ATGTCTTACCTGCTCCAACTGATCGAGCAATACGGTCTGATTATTGTTTTTTTTAATGTCTTACTCTCACAGTTAGGCGTGCCGCTGCCAGCATATCCGACGTTGATCATCACTGGCGCACTAGCCAGCGGTGGTGAATATTCAACTACAATGTTGTTACTCACGGCAGTATTGGCGGCATTAATTGCTGACTATGGCTGGTATCTGACAGGACAACGCTACGGCAGAAAAGTGATGGGAATGTTATGCCGCGTTTCGCTGTCGCCAGATTCCTGCGTACGGCAAACGGAGGCGATTTATGCACGATGGGGTCCGCCCTCATTGCTAATTGCCAAATTTATTCCTGGCTTCGCCTCAATCGCCAGCGCATTGGCCGGTACGATCGGGACCCGTCGCCCAACTTTTCTGCTCTTTGACGGGGCTGGTGTGGCCTTGTGGGCCGGTCTGGCAATTTTCCTTGGTTCGCGCTTTAGCACGACAATCGACCAGTTATTGCTTCTGCTAGAAGAGTTGGGTGAAACCGGTTTAGCGATCATCCTTGCTGGAGTTGCCATTTTTGTCGTGGGGAAATGGTGGCAACGCAAACGTTTTATGAAGTCATTACTGATGGCGCGTATTTCGGTGGCGGAATTAGAACGATTACTGCAGCAAGGTATAAAACCGGCGATTGTTGATGTCAGAACGCCTTTGGCGCAACAGCAGGGTTGGATTCCTGGTGCAGTCATCACCTCATTACAACAGATCAATACCTTCACCCTCGATGCGACGACCGATCAGGAAATCATCGTCTATTGTGCGTGTCCTAATGAAGCATCGGCGGCAGCGGTCGCCAAACAATTGATGCAACGTGGTTATAAAAAGGTACGGCCCCTGACTGGCGGTATCGATGCGTGGGTTGCTGCTGGTTATCCTGTCGAAACCTGA
- a CDS encoding LysR substrate-binding domain-containing protein, which yields MLRLSLDALQILDAIDRRGSFSAAGIALHRVPSTISYTVAKLEQDLGVQVFERRGPKVTLTLAGAELLKEGRYILKAAEDLQHRVRRVASGWETELTIGLDSLFSGGALATALVTDIAAFYEVADHTRLRIARESLDGTWEALLDRRVDLLIAAPGEGPAGGGYIAEPMGSLSFVFAVAPNHPLAQVTHPLGKADMHPYRAITVADSARKMAARTVGLLLGQNTLTVPDMQSKFALQVAGIGFGFLPEPCARAALASGQLIAKEVEEPRQDEQFYLAWRTGENGAALAWWVERMQQPDVMPRLINRMIQGIH from the coding sequence ATGCTTAGATTAAGCCTTGATGCGTTACAAATTTTGGATGCAATTGACAGGCGTGGTTCATTCTCAGCAGCGGGCATTGCCTTACATCGCGTTCCCTCGACAATTTCCTACACAGTCGCCAAACTGGAACAGGACTTAGGCGTACAAGTATTTGAGAGACGTGGACCAAAAGTCACATTAACCTTAGCTGGTGCTGAACTTCTAAAAGAAGGCCGCTATATTTTAAAGGCCGCAGAAGACCTTCAACATCGCGTCAGACGCGTGGCGTCCGGCTGGGAAACTGAACTCACCATCGGGTTGGATTCACTATTTTCAGGCGGAGCGCTGGCAACCGCACTGGTGACTGATATCGCCGCATTCTATGAAGTCGCTGATCATACGCGGCTGCGCATTGCACGAGAATCGCTGGATGGCACGTGGGAAGCACTACTTGATCGTCGTGTCGACCTGCTCATTGCAGCGCCGGGTGAAGGCCCAGCTGGTGGCGGCTACATTGCCGAGCCGATGGGAAGTCTTTCATTCGTCTTTGCCGTCGCGCCAAACCATCCTCTTGCACAAGTAACGCACCCTTTAGGAAAAGCCGACATGCACCCTTATCGCGCCATTACGGTGGCCGATTCTGCCAGAAAAATGGCGGCGCGCACTGTCGGACTTTTGCTGGGACAAAATACCTTAACAGTACCCGATATGCAGAGTAAGTTCGCATTACAAGTTGCCGGGATCGGCTTTGGTTTTTTGCCAGAACCGTGCGCGCGTGCAGCGCTTGCTTCGGGTCAGTTAATCGCCAAAGAAGTGGAAGAACCGAGACAGGATGAACAGTTTTATCTGGCTTGGCGAACCGGTGAGAATGGTGCTGCGCTGGCGTGGTGGGTAGAACGCATGCAGCAACCAGATGTAATGCCGCGCCTAATCAATCGCATGATTCAGGGAATACATTAA
- a CDS encoding glutathione S-transferase translates to MRYKLYYWPTIQGRGEFIRLALEQSGATYTDVARRSERSGMGVAAMLRLMENGVNPLPSFAPPFLQSGDIFIGQTANILLFLGPRLHLVPEDEATHLWAHQLQLTIADLVTEVHDTHHPVASGLYYKDQKPEALLRATDFTGARLPKFLDYFESIIVSNPKSDKHLIGDALSYVDLSMFQIVAGLRYAFPKTMKRLEPDYPCLIALYKLVASQPRIARYLASSRRLAFNQQGIFRRYPELDS, encoded by the coding sequence ATGCGTTATAAACTATATTACTGGCCGACGATTCAAGGGCGCGGAGAATTTATTCGACTCGCGTTAGAGCAATCCGGGGCGACCTATACAGACGTAGCACGTCGATCGGAGCGAAGCGGGATGGGCGTGGCGGCGATGCTGCGTTTGATGGAAAATGGCGTCAATCCGTTACCCTCGTTCGCCCCGCCGTTCTTACAATCTGGCGATATATTCATTGGGCAAACTGCAAACATCCTTTTGTTTTTGGGCCCACGTCTACATTTAGTTCCTGAAGATGAAGCAACGCACCTCTGGGCCCATCAGCTACAACTCACCATCGCCGATCTGGTCACCGAAGTGCACGATACCCATCACCCTGTCGCCAGTGGCCTGTATTACAAAGATCAAAAGCCTGAAGCATTACTGCGCGCAACTGACTTCACTGGTGCAAGGCTACCGAAATTTTTGGATTACTTTGAGTCGATTATCGTCAGCAACCCAAAAAGTGACAAACACTTAATCGGCGACGCGTTATCTTATGTGGACCTGTCAATGTTTCAGATAGTCGCAGGATTGCGATATGCATTTCCAAAAACCATGAAAAGACTTGAACCCGATTATCCCTGTTTGATAGCATTGTACAAATTAGTCGCTTCACAGCCGCGGATAGCACGATACCTGGCCTCATCAAGACGGCTGGCGTTTAACCAGCAAGGGATTTTTCGCCGCTACCCTGAATTGGATAGCTGA
- the istA gene encoding IS21 family transposase, which yields MPVQRITMRKIKDVLRLKLDAKLSHQQIAAALGISKGVVTKYVGLAAVAGLDWSAVQDVDDTELAHRLLVTPERTRDHVQPDYARLHHELRRKGMTLMLLWEEYRADYAQHQTYAYSQFCVNYRQFAKQLKRSMRQIHRAGEKLFIDYAGPTIGLTDGSRAHIFVAALGASSYTYACATPRETMADWLTSTARALRFFGGVPQLIVPDNPKAMIADANRYEPRSNDTVRDFARHYGTSILPARPRHPQDKAKAESAVQIVERWIMARLRHQQFSSVHEVDVAIAPLLSVLNDKPFQKLPGSRASAFAQLDVPALRPLPLQCYEMAHFKTVRVHNDYHVEIGRHHYSVPQALVGQVLEARMTATTVEILHRGQRVASHPRNSGEGGFTTDTLHMPVAHRAQLEWTPQRLIHWGQTIGTATAEAVTRLMAENRHPEHGYRACLGLLSLAKRYGKPRLEAGCMLALQLGACQYRHVRDILKNNRDRTPCAPVGDWVSPDHAHVRGPDYYQ from the coding sequence GTGCCCGTACAAAGGATCACTATGCGTAAGATAAAAGACGTATTACGTTTAAAACTGGATGCCAAACTATCGCACCAGCAGATTGCCGCAGCACTGGGGATTTCAAAAGGAGTCGTCACCAAGTATGTCGGCCTGGCCGCCGTTGCCGGTTTGGACTGGTCGGCGGTGCAAGATGTAGACGACACCGAGTTGGCGCACCGGCTTTTGGTCACGCCAGAACGGACCCGAGACCATGTCCAGCCAGATTACGCCAGGCTGCATCACGAACTGCGGCGCAAGGGGATGACGCTGATGTTGCTATGGGAAGAGTATCGTGCCGATTATGCCCAGCACCAGACCTATGCCTACTCACAGTTCTGCGTGAATTACCGGCAGTTTGCCAAACAGCTCAAACGCTCTATGCGCCAGATTCACCGGGCTGGCGAGAAACTGTTCATTGATTATGCTGGTCCGACTATCGGTCTCACTGATGGTAGCCGTGCCCACATCTTCGTCGCTGCTCTGGGCGCATCGAGCTACACCTATGCCTGTGCTACGCCGCGTGAGACGATGGCCGACTGGCTCACTTCGACAGCGCGTGCGCTGCGCTTCTTCGGCGGGGTACCGCAGTTGATTGTTCCCGATAATCCGAAGGCTATGATCGCCGACGCCAATCGCTACGAACCACGCAGTAACGACACCGTACGCGATTTTGCGCGCCACTACGGCACCTCCATCTTGCCAGCCCGTCCGCGTCATCCTCAGGATAAAGCGAAGGCCGAATCAGCAGTGCAGATCGTCGAGCGCTGGATCATGGCGCGTCTGCGACATCAGCAATTTAGCAGCGTCCACGAGGTCGATGTCGCCATCGCACCGCTGCTGAGCGTACTTAACGATAAGCCGTTTCAGAAGCTACCCGGTAGTCGCGCCAGTGCGTTTGCCCAACTCGATGTCCCGGCGCTACGGCCTTTGCCATTGCAATGTTATGAGATGGCGCATTTCAAGACTGTCAGGGTGCATAACGATTACCACGTTGAGATCGGCCGCCATCACTACAGTGTGCCGCAAGCCCTGGTCGGTCAGGTGCTGGAAGCCCGGATGACAGCGACGACAGTGGAAATCCTGCATCGCGGTCAACGTGTCGCCAGTCATCCGCGCAACAGTGGCGAAGGCGGGTTCACCACCGACACCCTGCATATGCCGGTGGCGCATCGTGCGCAATTGGAATGGACGCCACAGCGACTGATTCACTGGGGACAGACCATCGGTACGGCGACAGCGGAGGCGGTGACGCGTCTGATGGCCGAGAACAGACATCCCGAGCACGGCTACCGTGCCTGTCTTGGTCTGCTGTCATTGGCCAAGCGCTACGGCAAGCCACGTCTTGAAGCAGGATGCATGCTGGCCTTACAGCTCGGTGCCTGCCAATACCGCCACGTCCGTGACATTCTCAAAAATAACCGTGATCGCACACCGTGTGCCCCAGTTGGCGATTGGGTCAGTCCTGACCATGCCCATGTGCGTGGCCCTGATTACTATCAATGA